From a region of the Euwallacea similis isolate ESF13 chromosome 3, ESF131.1, whole genome shotgun sequence genome:
- the LOC136420141 gene encoding uncharacterized protein isoform X1, whose product MSKSNSLNRSNSTETEHELDIKDPTASSIREDINETATIEEDDYNADVSSTNSNTNSNDTENLVNDDDGGGGREVIPSSPPPSYEFVLEENRLKQQGSVQSQSPSTPPQAQEIMHKSSKEFYKAVAKQFGITCKMSDHCRCYDCQSHYFDCEYEQNEQEKTDGGLGAGTPVFLHEVMHGSACNIL is encoded by the exons ATGTCAAAGTCGAATTCTTTAAATAGAAG taATTCGACTGAGACTGAACATGAGCTGGATATTAAAGACCCCACAGCATCCTCGATCCGGGaag ATATAAACGAGACAGCGACAATCGAAGAAGATGATTACAACGCAGATGTAAGTTCCACAAATTCGAATACAAACTCGAACGATACCGAAAACCTCGTTAACGATGACGATGGTGGAGGTGGGAGAGAGGTAATACCATCGAGTCCTCCCCCTTCATACGAATTCGTATTGGAAGAG AATCGCCTAAAACAGCAAGGAAGTGTTCAATCTCAATCTCCATCTACTCCACCTCAAGCTCAGGAGATTATGCACAAATCGAGCAAAGAATTCTACAA GGCTGTAGCTAAACAATTCGGCATTACCTGCAAGATGTCCGATCACTGCCGCTGCTACGACTGTCAAAGCCATTATTTTGACTGCGAGTACGAGCAAAATGAACAGGAAAAAACGGATGGAGGCTTAGGGGCTGGAACCCCCGTATTTCTGCATGAGGTCATGCACGGAAGCGCCTGCAATATCTTGTAA
- the LOC136420141 gene encoding uncharacterized protein isoform X2, whose amino-acid sequence MSKSNSLNRSNSTETEHELDIKDPTASSIREDINETATIEEDDYNADVSSTNSNTNSNDTENLVNDDDGGGGRENRLKQQGSVQSQSPSTPPQAQEIMHKSSKEFYKAVAKQFGITCKMSDHCRCYDCQSHYFDCEYEQNEQEKTDGGLGAGTPVFLHEVMHGSACNIL is encoded by the exons ATGTCAAAGTCGAATTCTTTAAATAGAAG taATTCGACTGAGACTGAACATGAGCTGGATATTAAAGACCCCACAGCATCCTCGATCCGGGaag ATATAAACGAGACAGCGACAATCGAAGAAGATGATTACAACGCAGATGTAAGTTCCACAAATTCGAATACAAACTCGAACGATACCGAAAACCTCGTTAACGATGACGATGGTGGAGGTGGGAGAGAG AATCGCCTAAAACAGCAAGGAAGTGTTCAATCTCAATCTCCATCTACTCCACCTCAAGCTCAGGAGATTATGCACAAATCGAGCAAAGAATTCTACAA GGCTGTAGCTAAACAATTCGGCATTACCTGCAAGATGTCCGATCACTGCCGCTGCTACGACTGTCAAAGCCATTATTTTGACTGCGAGTACGAGCAAAATGAACAGGAAAAAACGGATGGAGGCTTAGGGGCTGGAACCCCCGTATTTCTGCATGAGGTCATGCACGGAAGCGCCTGCAATATCTTGTAA